TCGTAAAAATAGTTATAGAACCTGTTTTAGGAGGGACTCGGCATGAAAACGCTCACATATTTTCTGGTCATCGCCTTCTTATGTATTAGTGCGACCACACAAAACCTTACCGCCGTCAATAATTCATCCGAGTTCGCTTCAGAATACCTCCTCGAATCAGCGAATGATACTGTCTGGTTCAGTTTTCAGGGTGAAGTCGGGTCATTCACTCTAAGTGCGACCGACAGCGTCAGCTACTTTCGCTTACCCCAAAATGATACCTTACTGCTCTACTCCGGAGACGACACTCTCATTATAATTCCGCAGTTGACCGCACCGCCGATACGAATGAAATTCGAAAAATATGATAGAATCGCACATGTGGAATTCCCCTTGAGTATTTCTGGAAATTTGCAGAAGCATTCCGTTTTTGGCAATTCCGTACCGACAAATATGCCGTCTTTCATCTATTCCCCTCCAACCGACACCGGTCTGACGAG
The Candidatus Zixiibacteriota bacterium genome window above contains:
- a CDS encoding transglutaminase domain-containing protein, with the protein product MKTLTYFLVIAFLCISATTQNLTAVNNSSEFASEYLLESANDTVWFSFQGEVGSFTLSATDSVSYFRLPQNDTLLLYSGDDTLIIIPQLTAPPIRMKFEKYDRIAHVEFPLSISGNLQKHSVFGNSVPTNMPSFIYSPPTDTGLTRLRNIYALDSVTGEKNEIEQIISLLKWSHHAVRHDGSVNPVDPKERNALTILDACRTTNRGVNCRMMATLLNEVFLAMGFKSRHITCMPKDKEDPDCHVINIVYSDSLEKWLYMDPTFQAYLMDSAGNILNVEEVREMF